A genomic region of Pseudopipra pipra isolate bDixPip1 chromosome W, bDixPip1.hap1, whole genome shotgun sequence contains the following coding sequences:
- the LOC135404694 gene encoding zinc finger protein with KRAB and SCAN domains 1-like produces MPGSGEEKGRRSPRRRGSKAIPGCSEKEGPSLCREGSWSLRGSSELVVPDQPPSREKPFRCLECEKSFSWSSHLIRHQHIHTGERPYTCGECGKSFRCSSHLLTHQHIHTGERPYTCWECGKNFSQSSTLRTHKRIHTGEWPYKCLECGKRFQTSSHLLMHQRTHTDERPFRCTDCGKGFNRNSTLVTHRRIHTGERPYKCGECGKSFTQSSTLTRHQRTHQ; encoded by the coding sequence gcagcggggaggaaaagggccggagatccccgcgcaggaggggctccaaagccatcccagggtgctctgagaaAGAAGgacccagcctgtgccgggaaggcagctggagcttgagggggagttctgagctggtggtccctgatcagcctcccagcagggagaagcccttcaggtgcttggaatgtgagaagagcttcagctggagctcccacctgatccgacaccagcacatccacactggggaacggccctacacgtgtggggaatgtgggaagagcttcaggtgtagttcccacctcctcacccaccagcacatccacactggggaacggccctacacgtgttgggaatgtgggaagaacttcagccagagctccacCCTTCGCACCCAcaagcgcatccacactggggaatggccctacaagtgcttggaatgtgggaagaggtttcagaccagctcacatctcctcatgcaccagcggacacacacggatgagaggcccttccgctgcaccgactgcgggaagggcttcaaccggaactccacCCTCGTtacccaccggcgcatccacactggggagaggccctacaagtgtggggagtgtgggaagagcttcacccagagctctaccttgaccagacaccaacggacccaccagtaa